The region AGCGGCGACTACGGTTGGCTCGCCGCCAAGTACACGTTTTCCTTCGCCGATTACCAAGACCCCGCGCACATGGGCTTTCGCGCGCTCCGGGTCATCAACGAGGACTGGGTCAAGCCCGGCATGGGCTTCAAGACTCACGGCCATAGCGACATGGAGATCGTCACCTACGTTCTCTCGGGCGCGATCGCGCACAAGGACAGCCTCGGCAACGGTTCGACCATCCGGCCCGGCGACGTCCAGCGCATGAGCGCCGGCACCGGCATCCTGCACAGCGAGTTCAATCCCTCCGACACCGAGCCGGAACACCATTTGCAGATTTGGCTTTTGCCCGAACGCACGGGGCTGATGCCCGGGTACGAACAGAAGACGTTCCCGATCGCCGAACAGACCGATCACCTGCACCTGATCGCCAGCCGCGAC is a window of Rhodospirillales bacterium DNA encoding:
- a CDS encoding pirin family protein, which produces MITIRPSHERGSGDYGWLAAKYTFSFADYQDPAHMGFRALRVINEDWVKPGMGFKTHGHSDMEIVTYVLSGAIAHKDSLGNGSTIRPGDVQRMSAGTGILHSEFNPSDTEPEHHLQIWLLPERTGLMPGYEQKTFPIAEQTDHLHLIASRDARLGSVTIHQDADIYACRLSPGGRVSSALAPGRHAWIQAARGAVEVNGVTLRAGDGAAISDEDEIDIRSRDGGEFLLFDLA